Part of the Gemmatimonadetes bacterium SCN 70-22 genome, GCGGACGCCCAACGGGCCGACGGCGCCGGCCACGAGCGCGGAGTCGCCGGCCGCCTCGCGCGCGATGCGCGCGGCGGCGCGGTTGATGGCCCCCACCTCGTGCGCCAGGCCGAAGTGGGCGAGCTTGAAGCGGTTGGCGCCGAACGAGTTGGTCTCGAGCACCTCGGCGCCGGCGCGCACGTACTCGTCGTGGATCCCCCGCACCAGGTCGGGGGCACGCAGCGAGAGCTCGTCGTAGCACTGGTTGATGAAGACGCCGCGCGCGTACAGCATCGTCCCCATGGCGCCGTCGAAGACGACGACGGTGTCGGGGTCGACGAGGCGCTGGCGGAGCTCGGCGCGCGAGGTCACGGCGTGCCCTCCGCCGCCGTGGCGCGACGCTCGCTCCCGCCGTCGCCCCGGACGGCGTAGTACCTCGCCTCGGGATGGTGGACGACGAGTGCGGCGGTGGACTGCTCGGGAATGAGCTGGTGGGCGACGGTTCGCGACATGCCTAACGACTCGGCGGGGAGGAGCGCGAACACCGTCTCGTGGTCGTCCAGGTCGGGACAGGCGCCGTAGCCCCACGAGTAGCGCTTCCCCTGCCCCGGGGGGAGGCCGAGCTCCGCGCGGATGCGGCGGTGCATCCACTCCGCCGTCGCTTCTGCGGCTTCCACCGCGATCCCGTGCACGTAGAACGCCTCGGCATACTCGCCGAGTGCCTGCAGCTCCTCGAAGCGCCGGGTGGCGGCATCGCCCACGGTCACGATCTGCAGCCCGATCACGTCCACCTCCCCCGACTCGACGGGGCGGAAGTAGTCGGCCAGGCAGAGCCGCTCGCGCCCTTCCTGCCGGGGGAAGTGGAAGCGCGCCACCTCGCGCAGCGTCCCCCCATCGGCATCATACGCGTCCGGGTCGTACACGATCACCTCGTTCCCCGCGGACTGCACCGGGAAGAAACCGTACGCCGCCTGAGGGGCCAGCCATCCGTCGCGCGCGGCCTCGGCCTCGAGCCGCCGGCGCGTGGGCTCGAACTCGGTGCGGACCGCGTGCTCGAACTTCTCGCCCGAGCCGCGCCCGCCCCACTGGAGGCGATACAGTTCGTCGAGGTCGAGGAGCGCCAGGACCTCGCCCAGCGGGATGTCGCGCAGGATGCGCGTCCCGAGGAACGGCGCGCCGGGGACCGCGTTGTCGGCGCGGACCGCGCTGCGCTCCCCGCCCGCCTCGCCCCGCGACACGTCCTTTCCGACCCCGGAATGCAGGAAGACGTCGTTCCGCGCGTCGTCCAGCATGCCGGCCACGAAGCCCTGGCGCTGCACCGGATCCTGCAGCCGGTCCATCGTCTCCAACCCCTCGAACGCATCCTTGCAATAGAAGACGCCCGCGTCGTACGCTCGCTCGCCATCCACGAAGAGCGCGCGCCGCCCGAAGCGCCGGTTGATCGCCGCCCCGCCGATGAGCACCGGGAGCTGCAACCCGCGCCGGTCGAGCTCCTGCACGCAGAGCGGCATCTGCTTCGACGTGCTCACCAGGAGCGCCGAGAGCCCGATGGCGTCCGCGTTGACCTCGACCGCCTTCTCGATGATGGTGTTGACGGGGACCTGCTTCCCCAGGTCGTAGACCGTGTAGCCGTTGTTGGAGAGGATCGTGTTGACCAGCGACTTCCCGATGTCGTGCACGTCGCCGTATACGGTCGCCAGCACCACCCGCCCCTTGGTGTATCCCTCCTGCTTCTCGAGGAACTGCTCGAGGTGCTTCACGGCCCGCTTCATCACCTCCGCCGACTGCAGCACGAAGGGGAGGATCAACTCCCCGGCGCCGAACTTGTCTCCCACCTCCTTCATTGCCGGGAGGAGGACCTCGTTGAGCACGCGCACCGGATCCTCGCGCACTCCCGCCGCGTCCAGCGCGCCCTCGATCCCCTCCTTCTTGCGGTGCACCACCATCCAATGCACCCGCTCCGCCGGCACCATCGCCTCCGTCGGATCGGCGCGAAGCGCCACGCCCGTCTCCCGTCCCCCGTCTCCCGTCCCGGCGAACTGCTCGATGAACCGCTGCAGTGCATCCGGCCGCCGGTTGAACACGAGATCGTCCGCCAAGGCGCGCTCTTCCGCCGAGATCTCGGCGTACGGCGTGACGTGCGCCGGGTTCACGATCGCGGCGTCGAGCCCCGCCTGCACGCAGTGATGCAGGAAGACCGAGTTGAGCACCGCACGCGCCGCCGGCGCCAGGCCGAAGCTCACGTTGGAGACGCCGAGGATCGTGAGGACACCCGGGAGCTCGCGCTTGATGAGACGGATCCCCTCGATCGTCTCGTGCGCCGAGTCGATCCACTCGGCGTCGCCGGTGGCCAGGGTGAAGGTCAGGGCATCGAAGATGAGGTCCGACGGCTGCAGTCCGTACTCGCCCACCACGATGTCGTGGATGGCGCGCGCCACCTCGAGCTTGCGCTCGCGGGTGCGGGCCATCCCGGCCTGGTCGATGGTGAGGGCGACGAGCGCGGCGCCGTGCGTGATGGCGAGCGGGACGACGCTGTCGATGCGCGTGCGCCCGTTCTCCATGTTGATGGAGTTGATGATCGCGCGCCCCGGGATGTGCGCGAGGGCTGCCTCGATGACGGGTGCCTCGGTGGAGTCGATCATGAGGGGGAGCTCGACCGACATCGACAGGAGCTTCGCCACCCTGGCCATCTGCTCGGCCTCGTCGGCGCGCTCGGTGAGCGCGACGCAGATGTCGAGCACGTGGGCCCCCGACTCCGCCTGCTCCCGCGCCACCTCGACGATTCCCTCGTAGTCGTCCGCCAGGAGCAAGCGCTTGACCTTGCGCGACCCCTGGGCGTTGACGCGCTCGCCGACCAGGAGAGGCGGGGGCGACTGGTGCAGGGTGATGGCCCGCATCGCCGAGGAGGCGCGGGGGACGGCGTGGTGCGGGCGGTGCAACGGGGTGGTCCGGCGGGGAAGGGAATGGTCACGCCGACGGTCGGGGGCGCTGGTAGCGTGTTCATTGGGGGGGGCCCCCCGCACCCCCAGCCCATCCACCACCTCGCAGATGGCCCGCAGGTGCTCCGGGGTCGTCCCGCAGCACCCCCCCACGATCCGCACCCCGAAGTCCCGCACGAACTCCCCGAGCATCGCCGCCATCGGCGCCGGTTCCAACGGGTACACCGCATCTCCCGTCCCCGTGTTCACCGGCAATCCCGCGTTGGGAATCACCGAGACCGGGCGCGACGCATGCTCCGCCAGGTAGCGCACCGGCTCGCGCATGTGTTCGGGGCCGGTGGAGCAGTTGAGCCCGATCACGTCCGCCCCCAACGCCTCGAGCGTCGTCATCGCGCTCGCAACATCCGTCCCCAGCAGCATCCGCCCGCTGGTGTCCAGCGTGACCTGCGCCTGAACCGGCACCCTATACCCCAGTTCGCGAAAGAGGCGCGCGAAGCCCGCCAGGGCCGCCTTCACCTCGAGCATGTCCTGCGACGTCTCCACGAGCAGCAGGTCCACGCCCCCCTCGACCAGGTACTTCGCTTGCAGGTAGAAATCCTCGCTCAACGCATCGAACGTCACGTTCGACAGCGCCGGGTCGCTGCTCGAGGGCAGCATCCCCGTCGGCCCGATCGACGCCGCCACGAAGCGAGGCCGTTCCGGCGTCGCATGCCGGTCGCACGCCTCGCGCGCCAGACGCGCCGCGGCGACGTTGATCTCGCGCGCCTTGTCCAGGAGCCCCCACTCGGCCAGCCGGCGTGGCGTCGACTGGAAGGTGCACGTCTCCACCACGTCGCACCCCACCGCCAGGAACGACTCGTGAATGCCGCGAATCACGTCGGGGCGCGTGAGCACCAGGTGGTCGTTGCACCCTTCCAGCGCCTTCCCGCCGAAATCCTCGGCCGACAGGTGGAAGCGCTGGATGCTCGTCCCCATCGCGCCGTCGAACACCAGCACCCCACGGGACAGGGCATCCAGGTACGCCGACCGGAGCGGGAGACGCGCAACGTTGAACGAGTCAGGCACGGAGATCCTCGACAAGAAAAAAGCCCGGGGCATGGATGCGCCGGGCGGGCGCTTTAGCGGATTGTTTAACGTGGCCGCAAGTTGCCGGGAAATCGCCACGAACCTTCGGTTGTCGGTGCCGCGTCACGCACGCAGGTGCGCACACGGCCTGCATGGAGGAATAGCGCCCTCGTCCATTCTGGGCAAGGTTACCGGCGCCTAGGGCGCCCGACGCTCCGGCGGCGGCTCGTACCGGAACCGACCGCTCCCGCGCGCCCTCGCGTTGACGTACTGGGCCAGCGCGGCCAGGCGCTGGCGCTCGAGCGGAAGGGACAAGTCGGCCAGCGTCTGTCGCGCGATGCCGTGCGCCAAGGCGAGGTTCGGGCCTTGGTCGTTCGTCGTCCGGTACATCACGAACGCCCCGCCCGGAGCGAGAGGGAGCCGCGAGAGGCGCTCGCCGCCGTCGGCGCTGACCGTCGTGCGATCGACCACGATGAGGAGCGGGGCGCGCTGCCGCGCCAGCTCCTCGGCTTCGTCCAGCGATCGCGCTACCCGCACTCCGTGACCGGCGCCCGCCAGGAGCTGGGCCATCCCCTCGAGCAGCGCCTCGTCCTGCCCCATCAGGAGGAACATCGGCCGCTAGCTCCCTGCCTCGAGCCGCATGACGGCGTCGACGTCGACCCCCGTCACCTCCACGACCTTGGTGCGCGCGGTCGCGCCCGACACGATGCGCACCTGCCGGCGCGGGACACCTAACGATTCGGCGAGAAAGTCCACGAGGGCCTCGTTGGCCGCCCCGTCCACCGGCGGCGCCTGGAGCCGCACCTTCAGCGCTCCCTGCTGCGTTCCCGCGACTTCGGTCCGCGAGGCGCGAGGTTGCACGCGCACCGGGAAACGTACCCCCCCGGGACGTGCCTCCACCGTGACCGCGCTCACGTCATCCCCATCACGAATCCCTCGAGAAGCCCCAGCAGCAGGTAGGCGATGATCGGGGTGACGTCGATCATCCCCAGGGTCGGCACCACCTGCCGCAACGGCCGCAGGATCGGCTCCGACAGTGTGTACGACCAGCGGACCCACCGCGAGTAGGGCGAGACCCGCACCCACGACGCGATCACGCGGACGATCAGCGCCAGCCGGAGGATCTCGAACGTCCAGCCGATGAGCATCCGCACGACGCCGCGCGACCCGTTCTGGGAGGCGAAGTAGAAGCCCGCGGCCTGCTGGCGCACGAAGTCGAACAGGCTGAGGAAGACGATCCCCCCGATGACCGCCACCCCGAGTGCCCACCACGGCGCCGTCGAGGGGACGCCGCCGGCGCGCACGATCTGGCGCTCCACCGGGGCCATCAGCGGCTCCACGCTCTGGCGGAAGAAGCGCGCGACGGGGCCGAAGGGATTGAGGCGGCGCGTGCGCACCAGCCAGTCCACGGCGCAGATCACCGCCAGGGCGACGCCGATGGCGAGGAAGGCGGCGCCGAGCATCAGTCGGATGCGCTCCAGGAGGAGGAGGAACGAGGGCACGGTGAATTCTCGCCGATGGGGAGGGGCGCTTCAAGCGCGTCGTGCGGCGCAGCCGGCGACGAGCGTCGCCGTCAGACCGGGCGCTCGGGACGAAACAGGAGCGCCAGGACCCGGCCGACCCCCGACAGGCGCTCGCGCAGCGACCGACCGTGCGCGAGGCGCACATACGCGTCGCTCCGCGCCGGGGCCTCGGCGCCATAGCCGAACCACCACCCCTGCCGCCAGCCGGTAAAGTAGTCGTCGACCACGGTGCGGGTCCGGACGCACTCCTCCAACCCCGCGATCCCGTGCGCCCGCGCGCTTCCGCTCTCCTTGACGCCGCCATGCGGGACCTCGGCCACACCGGCCACGAGGGTGACGTCGTTGATCACGACCGTCCCCGCCTCGAGGCGGGCCGCCACGTCGCGTGCGCGGCGCCGGTTGCGGCTCCACACGCTCGCGCTCAGGCCGAAGGGGGTGGCGTTGGCGAGGGCGATTGCCTCGTCGTCGTCGCGCACCCGCACGATCGGGAGGAGCGGGCCGAACGTCTCCTCGCGCAGGACGCGCGCGTCGGCCGGGACGTCGAGGAGGAGGGTGGGGAGGAAATGGCCGGCGGCCATGCCGTCAGGCGCAACCTCGCCGCCCCGTGCGGAGGCGGTCACGGCACGCGCCCCGCGCCCGGTCGCCTCGTCACGCTGCCTCGCCAGGACGGCGTGCTGCGACGGATGGATCAGCGGGCCGAGGTCGTAGGGGCCCTCTCCGGGCTCGCCCAGCCGCAACGCCGACAGGCGGCGCTCCATGGCCGCCACGAATCCTGCGTACGCGTCCCCGACCACGAAGACTCGCTTGGGGGCGACGCACGTCTGGCCGCTGTTGGTGAAGCGCCCCCAGGTGATCCCGCTCGCGGCATGCTCCAGGTCGGCGTCCTCGAGCACCAGGGCGGGGTCGCTCCCCCCCAGTTCCAGGGCGCATGGGACGAGGCGCTCGGCACAGGCATGGGCCACCTGCCGCCCGGTGCCCACCGAGCCCGTGAAGAAGACCTTGTCGACGTCGCCACGCGTGAGCGCCGCCCCGACGCTCCCGTCGCCCTGCAACACCTGCAACACATCGTTGGGGACGCCCGCCGCGTGCAGCAGCTCGGCCAGGAGCGCCCCGGTGGAGGGGGTCAGCTCCGACGGCTTGAAGAGAACGGCATTCCCGGCCGCCAGGGCGGGCAGCAGGACGCCCGCCGGGAGCAGGAAGGGATAGTTCCACGGCGAGATGACGCCGACCGTCCCGTACGGTTCACTGGTGACGATGAACCGCTTGCGCCAGAGCGCGAGCGAGGCGGAGGTGAGGGTGCGAGGTGCGAGAGCCTCGGGGGCGAGGCGGGCGTAGTAGCGCGCCATGTCGAGGGTGGTCGCCACCTCGGTCATCGTCGCCTCCGGCGCCGGCTTCCCGTTCTCGGCCGAGATGACCGCCGCCACCTCGGCGCGCCGTGCATACAGCAGCTGGCGGAACCGTTCCAGGCATCGCGCGCGTCCGGCCACCGGGCGCGCCGCCCACTCCGGTTGCGCCCGGCGGGCGCGGGCGATGGCGCTCGCGACGGACTCGTCGCTCCCCGGTGCGCTCGGTACGGCGTATGGGTCGGTCATCGCAGGTGGTGTTTCAGAGTGGCTCCTTCTCCTCCGCGAGCCGGTCCAGCGGGGCGGCCAGCAGCGCCCCGGCGATCCCTCCCACGGCGAGGCCGAGCCATTCCAGCGGCCCGGCCGCCGAAAAGTGCGCCAGGCGCGGGATGGTGAACAGCCCGAGCGCGAGGACGAGCATCGCCGCCTTCCACCAGGCATTGAATCCGTCGCGTGGCGTCCGCAGTCGGGGGCGAGGCGTCCCGCCGCGCGCCCCGCAGTAGCTGGCGGGGAAGGCGAGGACGGCCAGCCAGAGTGCCGAGATCCAGGCGTCTCGCGGCGCGAGGGCGTGGTCGAAGGGGAGGATGAACGTCCACCCTAGCGAGACCGCGAACGGGACGCTGCGGTACACGCCCCCCTTCGCGGTGATCACGGTCGCGTACCAGCGCCGGTCGCGGAGCCCTGCTTCGGCCACCACGGGCTCGCCCTCTCGCGGCAGCACGTTTGGAAGGGCGATCCCCGGGGCGCGCAGCCGCCAGTCCCGGGCGGCGAGGCGCGTGCGGAAGACCAGGTCGCGGCCGTCGGCCCCCACGAGGATGACTTCCTGGAAGCGGCTCCCGGCCCGCGCGATGGCCGAGAGGCGCGAGGGGGGTCGCCCTGCCGTGAACTCCACGTGCGCGCGCGTCGCCCCGCTGAGGAGACGCTGCCGCAGGGTCCCGCTCTGCGGGACGAGGCCGTAGGGTACGACGATCCCGTTGATCCGGAAGTCGCGCACGGTCCCGCTGTATGGTTCGAAGTGCAGCTTCTGCGGGGTCCACTGCCCCCAGATGCCCATGGGGGGGATCGCCGGGCGGAGGAGGGCGGCGGTCGCCGTCAGGATGCCTAACGTGACCGCTGCGGCGACGAGGGAGACGGCACGGGCGATGCGCGGCGCCGGGGCGATGACACGGCGCCAGTGCGCGGCGATGAGCGCCCCCAGCGTCCCGCCCGTCGTGTTCGTCAGGAGGTCGGAGAGGGAGGCGTCGCGGCCGGTGATGAGCGCGTATTGCGTGGCCTCGATGCCGAACGACAGTGCGGCGGCGACCAGGGCGGCTCGCCGCCACGTCATGCCCGCCGCGACGAGGGCGATCCCCAGCGGGACGAAGAGTGCCACGTTGAGGACGACGTCGACTCCGCCGAGCTCGCCGCACACCAGGCAGAGCACCGGGAGGGGAATGGTCGGCGGGGGGGCGGGGCGGAGGGTGGCGACTGCGATCGCCGCGACGGCCATGCTGAGCGCGACTGCCGCGATGGTGCGGCGCATCACGCGCTCCTCAATCGGCTCATCGGTCGTCGGGAGGCGGCACGGCGGCGCGCAGCGCGGCGCACGTCCCGTCGTCGACTGGAGCCTCGTCCGCTGCGCGCAGGCGCAGGAGGAGCGTCTGCTGCGAGAATCGTCGCACCAGCGCGAAGTCCCGGCAGGACTCGGCGATCAGCCCTGCATGCTCGCGGGCGCGCACGCCGATCGGCGACACGGCCGTGTAGCGCACGTCGCGGGAGCGGAGGTAGGGTGCGAGCGAGCGTGCATCCTCCTCGAGGGCGCGGTTCTGGTTGATGGACTTGTGTCCCGAGTGGACGTAGAAGGCACGTTCCTTGGACACCAGCATGATCGCATCCGGCGGCACGGAGTCGCGGACCCAGTGGGCCAGCTGGAGGTACTCGCGGTGGTCGGCCGGCCAGCACGTCGGTGACGCCTCGGGATGCGCGCGGTCGCACGCCGCCATGAGGCGTGCCCGCTTGGCGTCGCGCGGGTACGTCCCCACCGCCAGCAGCAACGCCAGCGCGTACGTCACCAGGCGCCCCTGCGACGGAAAGCGCCGCACCCCCCACCACGCGCAGCCGGTCAGCAACACCAGATACAGCAGCGGCACGATCGGTGACACGAACCGCTCGAGCGCGTACCGCCAGGCGATGAGCAGGATGACGTAGGAGGCGAGCCAGAGCGCCGCCGCCATCCATCGGCGCACGAGGACCGCGAATCCGGTGATCCCGAACACCAGCAACGCCGCCAGCCACAACACGTTGTCGATGATGGTGCCGGCGACCGTCGGGAGGGAGAGGACCCACGGGAAGATGACGGTGAAGCGACGCATGCGCGGCACCAGCCGCGTGACCATCGCGTGCAACACCCCTTCCGGGGCGTCGCGCCCCCTCAACCCGAGGTCGGCGACGTACAGCCGGTGGTCGTCGGGGTTCGGGGCGGTGAACGCGAAGCCGATCCACCCCCCGACGAACACCGTGGCCGCCGCCGCGTACACGAAGGCCCAACGATACCGCCGCGACAGGACCCAGTACGCGAACAGGGCGGCGACGAACACGACCCCCGCCGTCCGCGTCAGCGCGGCGAGGATGGTCGCCCCGGCGGCAATCACGGCGAAGCGCACCCCGTCGCGCTCGCGTGACAGCGCCCACAGGGCCATCATGGCGAAGAGCTTGAATGGCGCCTCCGCCATCAGGTTCTGCGCGTCCCACAGGGTATCGGGATTGAGGGCGTAGAGCGCCGACACCAGCAGCGCGAGCTCGTCCCCGACGAACCGGCGTGCCGCTTCGAAGAAGAAGAGGATGCCGGCGGCAGAGCAGAGCGCCACGAAGGCGAGGAGGACGTCGAGCCGGTCACCGAAGGGCGCCCCCACGAGTGACAGCAGGAGGGGGAAGACCGGCGGGAAGCGCGCGTGCATCGGCGCCAGCACGTCCTGGATCTCGCGGTAGGAGAAGTGGCGCAGCTCCTGGGCGAGCAAGAGGTAGCCGGCGTCATCCTCGCCCCAACCCAGGCCGGGAGTGCGCATCAGCCAGGCGGCGAGCGCGTGCGCCAACGCCAGCACGAGTGCCACGCCGCGCGCCTGCGTCGGGTCGATCACCCACCTTCCACCCGCCCCCTCGAGGATCGAAGGGCGCCGCGTGGTCATGTCGGCGTCGCCGCCCAGCGGGGCGGCGTCGGGGGGCGCCTGGCAGCGCGAATCGGCATGTGGTCCGTCAAGTGGTAGTCGATTCGTGCCCGTGCAAGTCCCGTGCACCTGCGGATGGTGAGGGCCGGCGCTGGATTCCGTCCGTGCGCGAAACGATCATTCACGCCGACCGACCATACGACGGCGCTGGTGGCGCCGCCAGTGCGCTTCCGCGGCACACGGCGGCGGACGCGCGACGGCTCGGCATATCCAGACCACTCCCCATGGACCACGCGAGCATCCTCCGGCGCACCGATACCCCGCGTGGCTCGGGCCGTCAGGTGCGCCTGGGCCTCGTGATCGACGCATGGGAGCAGCCGCGCTGGATCTCCGACGCGCTTCGCGAGGCGGTGACCACGGGCGTGATGACGGTGGGCGCCGTCCTGCTGACTCGAACATCGACCGGACCGAACCGGGGCGCGCCTGCCTCGCGCCCGCAGCCGATTCCCTCCCTGCTCGAGCGGCTGTACCGGGCCGCCGACCGGGCACGATTTCATCCCGACGAGGGGTTGTTCGCCCCCACGTCGCTGCGTCCGCTCGCCGCCGAGGCGCGCACGGTGCCGTTGCACATCGGGGACGCGAGCTCGCCGCCGACGATCGCCGCCCCTTCCCCCCTGGAGGAGGGACCGCTGGATGTGATCCTGAACCTCTCCGGCCACGTCGAGACTTCGGCGCTCGCTGGCCTCGCCGCATGCGGCGCCGTCGCCTTCGCTCTCGGCGAGACGGACCAGCAGGGAGGAGGTGCGTTCGGGCTGGGTGAGGTGCTGCGCGGGGACCCCGTGATTCGGGTGCGGCTGCAACGCTGGCCGGGCATGGGCCGCCCACCCAACACCGCCGTCGCGACGGTCACCAATACGCATCCGTTTTCCGTCGGCCGCACGAGGGACATCGCCGCCAGGCACGCGACGACGCTGCTGGCCCGTCTGGGGCGATCCCTGGCCAAGGAGATGGACGACGCGGAGGCGAGGACCGCGCTCGACGCGCCGGACACCAACGTCGAGCGGCCGGCCGCGCGCCCCCCGCGGACTCCGCTCGCCCTGCTGCGCCTGACGGGGCGTTACGCGCGCTACCTCCTGCGCGGACGGGCGACGCGCGACCAGTGGGTCCTGGCCTATCATCGTGGCGCGGAAGGCGGGGCCACGCCGTCGCTTCCCGAGCGCGACCCGTCGCGCTATCGCGAGATCGTTCCTTCCCGTGATCGCTTCTGGGCCGACCCCTTCCCCGTACGCGTGGACGGGCGCGACTTCCTCCTCTTCGAGGAACTGCTCTTTGCCGAAGGGATCGGGCACCTGTCGGTCATCGAGGTCGGGCCCGACGGTCCGGTCGGCGAACCGACGACGGTGCTGCAGCGCCCCTTTCACCTGTCCTATCCCTTCACCTTCGAGTACGGCGGCGAGCTGTATCTCCTTCCGGAGATGGCCCTCGAGGGGCGACTCGAACTCTACCGCGCGGTCCGGGCGCCGTTCGAGTGGGTGCTCGACCGCGTGATCCTGCAGGGGGCGATGTTGCTGGATGCCACGCTCGCCGAGATCGACGGTCGATGGTGGATGTTCGCCTGCGAATACCGCGAGGAGCTCAAGCCATGGA contains:
- a CDS encoding methionine synthase, translating into MGTSIQRFHLSAEDFGGKALEGCNDHLVLTRPDVIRGIHESFLAVGCDVVETCTFQSTPRRLAEWGLLDKAREINVAAARLAREACDRHATPERPRFVAASIGPTGMLPSSSDPALSNVTFDALSEDFYLQAKYLVEGGVDLLLVETSQDMLEVKAALAGFARLFRELGYRVPVQAQVTLDTSGRMLLGTDVASAMTTLEALGADVIGLNCSTGPEHMREPVRYLAEHASRPVSVIPNAGLPVNTGTGDAVYPLEPAPMAAMLGEFVRDFGVRIVGGCCGTTPEHLRAICEVVDGLGVRGAPPNEHATSAPDRRRDHSLPRRTTPLHRPHHAVPRASSAMRAITLHQSPPPLLVGERVNAQGSRKVKRLLLADDYEGIVEVAREQAESGAHVLDICVALTERADEAEQMARVAKLLSMSVELPLMIDSTEAPVIEAALAHIPGRAIINSINMENGRTRIDSVVPLAITHGAALVALTIDQAGMARTRERKLEVARAIHDIVVGEYGLQPSDLIFDALTFTLATGDAEWIDSAHETIEGIRLIKRELPGVLTILGVSNVSFGLAPAARAVLNSVFLHHCVQAGLDAAIVNPAHVTPYAEISAEERALADDLVFNRRPDALQRFIEQFAGTGDGGRETGVALRADPTEAMVPAERVHWMVVHRKKEGIEGALDAAGVREDPVRVLNEVLLPAMKEVGDKFGAGELILPFVLQSAEVMKRAVKHLEQFLEKQEGYTKGRVVLATVYGDVHDIGKSLVNTILSNNGYTVYDLGKQVPVNTIIEKAVEVNADAIGLSALLVSTSKQMPLCVQELDRRGLQLPVLIGGAAINRRFGRRALFVDGERAYDAGVFYCKDAFEGLETMDRLQDPVQRQGFVAGMLDDARNDVFLHSGVGKDVSRGEAGGERSAVRADNAVPGAPFLGTRILRDIPLGEVLALLDLDELYRLQWGGRGSGEKFEHAVRTEFEPTRRRLEAEAARDGWLAPQAAYGFFPVQSAGNEVIVYDPDAYDADGGTLREVARFHFPRQEGRERLCLADYFRPVESGEVDVIGLQIVTVGDAATRRFEELQALGEYAEAFYVHGIAVEAAEATAEWMHRRIRAELGLPPGQGKRYSWGYGACPDLDDHETVFALLPAESLGMSRTVAHQLIPEQSTAALVVHHPEARYYAVRGDGGSERRATAAEGTP